The following proteins are encoded in a genomic region of Sesamum indicum cultivar Zhongzhi No. 13 linkage group LG8, S_indicum_v1.0, whole genome shotgun sequence:
- the LOC105169901 gene encoding protein JINGUBANG, producing MTIFQIKGSPTSPEKNSLPRRKLGALFASDPSTQDIHHDPFTHYNHSPLYPKKNKHSPPRNSDASPIAITSPRYNPTMYYSGPSTPSSSPYDHLMSPLVQPSPYINSPWIHQPAGFLPPGDEDGEQETDVSPDKCGFMGSIFREEGHIYSLAASGGLLYTGSDSKNIRVWKNLQEFSGFKSRSGLVKAVVVLGDKVFTGHQDGKIRIWRFMGTDRRNTHKFVGSLPTTRELVAKSINRKNYVEVRRNRNVPWVKHYDTISCLSIDAEQGLLYSGSWDKTLKVWRISDSKCLESIQAHDDAVNSVVVGFDGLVFTGSADGSVKAWRRELVGKSTQHVLVDTLLKQDHAVNAVVVMHSAGALYAGSSGGLVNFWEREKHFMSYGGVLRGHKLAVLCLAVGGNLVLSGSADNSICVWRRDDGAEHTCVAVLTGHSGPVKCLAVEKDEGAEEESDERWIVYSGSLDKSVKVWRGAERGESGKRGVERGTHASDNIGRRSWYGVKRGGKRYI from the coding sequence TTCAAATCAAAGGAAGCCCGACTTCCCCGGAGAAAAACTCTCTCCCGCGGCGCAAACTCGGCGCCCTGTTCGCCTCCGATCCTTCCACTCAAGATATCCACCACGATCCTTTCACTCACTATAACCATTCCCCTCTCTAccccaagaaaaacaaacattccCCTCCTCGGAACAGTGATGCTTCCCCCATAGCAATTACCTCACCCAGGTACAACCCCACCATGTATTATTCCGGCCCCAGCACCCCCAGTTCTTCCCCCTATGATCATTTGATGTCGCCGTTGGTCCAACCCTCACCCTACATCAATTCTCCCTGGATTCATCAACCCGCCGGATTCTTGCCGCCGGGAGATGAAGATGGTGAACAGGAGACTGATGTGTCTCCAGATAAGTGCGGCTTTATGGGATCCATCTTCCGGGAAGAAGGTCACATTTATTCGCTTGCGGCTTCGGGGGGTCTGCTGTATACGGGCTCGGATAGCAAGAATATAAGGGTGTGGAAGAACTTGCAGGAGTTTTCCGGGTTCAAGTCCAGAAGTGGGTTGGTGAAAGCCGTTGTTGTGTTAGGGGATAAAGTTTTCACCGGCCATCAGGACGGAAAAATCCGGATCTGGAGATTCATGGGCACGGATAGAAGGAACACGCACAAGTTTGTTGGGAGCTTGCCCACAACCCGGGAGTTGGTGGCGAAATCCATTAACCGGAAAAACTACGTCGAGGTGAGGAGAAACCGCAATGTCCCGTGGGTTAAACATTATGATACCATTTCGTGCCTGAGCATTGACGCCGAACAGGGTTTGCTGTACTCGGGTTCTTGGGATAAAACGTTGAAAGTGTGGAGAATTTCGGACTCCAAATGCCTGGAATCCATCCAGGCCCACGACGACGCTGTGAATTCCGTAGTCGTCGGGTTCGACGGGTTGGTTTTTACTGGTTCGGCCGACGGGTCGGTGAAGGCGTGGCGGCGGGAGCTGGTGGGCAAGTCCACGCAGCACGTGCTGGTGGACACGCTGTTGAAGCAGGACCACGCGGTGAATGCTGTGGTGGTGATGCACTCGGCGGGAGCACTGTATGCTGGCTCCTCCGGCGGGCTGGTGAACTTCTGGGAGCGTGAAAAGCACTTCATGTCCTACGGCGGCGTCCTGAGAGGCCACAAGCTGGCGGTGTTGTGTTTGGCGGTGGGTGGGAATTTGGTGCTGAGTGGGTCGGCGGATAACAGTATATGCGTGTGGAGGAGGGACGATGGGGCAGAGCATACGTGCGTGGCGGTGCTGACAGGACATAGCGGACCTGTGAAGTGCCTGGCCGTGGAGAAGGACGAAGGCGCGGAAGAGGAGAGTGATGAGCGGTGGATTGTTTACAGTGGAAGCCTGGACAAGAGTGTTAAGGTATGGAGGGGTGCGGAGCGTGGGGAGAGCGGGAAGAGGGGGGTGGAGCGTGGAACCCACGCCTCCGACAATATTGGTAGAAGAAGTTGGTATGGAGTTAAAAGAGGAGGCAAGAGATACATTTAG